The Chionomys nivalis chromosome 1, mChiNiv1.1, whole genome shotgun sequence sequence accaccctgacCTACACAGAGAGTGCCAGGCCGTGCAGTTGTAGGATAAAACCATGTCTCATAGGAGGAACAAACTGAGGGTGGCTTTGTCCCTAGGTGTGCGTGGAGAAGCTCATGCCACTGAGCTCCTTCTGCAGTGCGTTCCACCAGGCTACCTACAATAAGCAGCCCATGTACCGCAAAGCCATCTACGAAGTCCTCCAGGTGAGCGTGTCCCCAGCAGCTCCGGGGAGCTTAGCTCGTGGGGCTCCCAGGACCTGCTTTGCTGGGACTGAGGCCGTTGGGCGGGAATCTTCACTCTCCCTCCTGGCAGTTCTCCTGCCCACTGCCTGTCTATCTTTGCTGCTCTGAGTTGGGTTTTACTTGTCATCTAACCTGTCCCTACTTTTCCCTGCTAGGTGGCCAGCAGCCGTGCTGGGAAGCTGTTTCCAGCTTGCCATGACAGTGACGAAAATGACTCTGGCAAGGCTGTGGAGGTGCAGAACAAGCAGATGATTGAGTGGGCCCTTGGGGGCTTCCAGCCCTCTGGTCCCAAGGGCCTAGAGCCACCAGAAGGTAAGTGGTCTGTTGCAATGCATTCTAAACCTGGAGAGCTACAGAGTACCCCACAGTGAGGCAGATAGAAATTGCATCCCAGGCTCCTGTCACCCCAAGGGTGTGCTACTCTGCCTTTCCAGAGTACCCTGTCATCCTTTGACTCACCAGAACCCCAGAACTGGGGAGCGGGAAGGAAGCATCTGGGGCAGTGTGGTTCCCCGCTGTGGGTACCAGTTACAGGATCAACCTGTAACTAGTGTGGTCACCTGTCTTCTTGATGCAGAGGAAAAGAATCCATACAAGGAAGTTTACACAGACATGTGGGTTGAGCCTGAAGCAGCTGCATATGCACCACCCCCACCAGCCAAGAAGCCCAGAAAGAGCACAACAGAGAAGCCTAAGGTCAAGGAAATCATTGATGAACGCACAAGAGGTAGGAGCCAGACTCTGGAGAGGGAATTGAGAGCCCCGAGGGTCGGATATCACCTGGGTGGGTGTCCGTCCTGAGCCATCTGGGCATCCTCctaaggtaggcttgtcttctgCAGAGCGGCTCGTGTATGAGGTGCGGCAGAAGTGCAGAAACATTGAGGGTGAGTGTGGCCTGGCCTGAAGGGTGGGTGGTTTGCTCCTCGCAGTCAGTGTGGCCCTAGTTGTGGAGTGGCATTGGCATGGGTTCTTGGGAAGGTTGGAGTATTGTGAGAACAGGGACCTATCTGCACAACCCACCATCTCCATCCAGCTGAAGCTCCTGTTCTTTAGGGTTTGGGAATACCCCCAATGGATTCAGAGAAGGGTGGTCCTTGTGGCCTTGGTTGACCTTGACTGAAGTTGACTTtgctattttcattctttacctTCTCAGCCAGTATCCACCTCCCTAATCCAGGGGTCTCCTGTCATTAGGAACAGGACAGGAGGACTGCCTGAGGAAGCCCTGCAGGGCGACTTGGACCCACACCATGTTCTCATGAATGGGTTTTGTCCCTGAGTCGTCCTATTCCTGGGTGGTGGTTTAGCCGAAAGAGATGAGCGAGCTTCTGAGATTAGGGACCAACTGCTACCATTCAGTGAAAATATGCAGGATATTTTGTGaatgagcacacatgcatatgtgttatGCGTGTGTTTGTGGAGGGCTCAGGCTGACGTCAGGTGTCCTCCTCAACTGCGCTCTATctcatgagacagggtctcagcgaACCAGGAGCTGTGAAATTTCATCTGAGCTGGGTGGCCAGTgtccccaccttctcccctccgCACAGTGGGGTTACACGtatgcatttttctcctttttttttttttttttttgatttttcaagacagggtttatccgtagcttttggttcctgtactggaactagctcttgtagaccaggctggcttcgaactcacagagatccgcctgcctctgcctcccgagtgctgggattaaaggcgtgcgccaccaccgcccggcatttttcctttttttaactttgaaaaaaaatttttttttttaaagatatatttatttattattctgcctccatgtatacccacacgccagaggagggcgccagatctcattacagatggtttggagccaccatgtggttgctgggaattgaactcaggacctctggaagaacaaacagtgctcttaacctctgagccatctctccagccctaactttGAAAATTTTGTGTGCATATACAGTTACGTTTACCCCCAGCTTGCCCCATGACTCCCACTGGACTTGACACATGTTCCTTTGTCTGCCCCATGAGTCAGAGTCCAGTTGGTACACTGTGCCTGACTTTTTAATATGGATGCAGAGGGTATGAACTTGGACCCTCATATTTCCTTGAACCGTCTGTCTCCGCAGACCTTTGCTGGTTTTACCTTTGTCTCCTGTCActcaggcttgtcttgaactcactttgtagtccaggctgatagTAGATTTTTCTCAGCCTCTCAAACGCTAATGTTATGGCTGTGAGCTACCGGTGTTGGCTGCTGTTGTGGCAGCGCTTTGGTGGACAGGAACTCCAGggatggctggctgggtggctgctCATGGCATCCTGTTATCTTACAGACATTTGTATCTCATGTGGAAGCCTCAATGTCACCCTGGAGCACCCACTCTTCATTGGTGGCATGTGCCAGAACTGTAAGGTAGGGACACAACCCTCCTAAAGAGGTGACCTCCTTGCTGTCACTTGGCTTTGGGACCCAGCACCCGACTGAATGTGATGCAGAACCCACAGTGCACTCAGGCTCCAAAGACAGAGGCTTGTTCTGGTTTACGTCAGGAAAGATCCTTGTGTGCTGGAGTGTTGCCCCACGTGGGCAGGAGTGGGACTTACAGCGATGGGTGAAGGGTgggtggcagagaggcaggctgaCTGAGAGGTGAGTTGCCATGCCCTTGGGAGCCCCTGTAGCAGGCTGCAGCGGGACTATGGGTGGGCGGTTCCCTTCTCCACTTTGCTGTCAGGGTCAGAGCCTGTCTTCCTTTGGCTCTGCTGCCCCACCCCTGCACTGGTGCTTCTGACCCTTCATATTCCCTCTAGAACTGCTTCTTGGAGTGCGCTTACCAGTACGACGACGATGGGTACCAGTCCTATTGCACCATCTGCTGTGGGGGGCGCGAGGTGCTCATGTGCGGGAACAACAACTGCTGCAGGTGAGAGCTCGGGCCCCGCCCACAGAGCCCCAGGCTGGGTCCTCGCTGCTCACCTGCCACCCATGTTTGCACCAGTCTCCGCTGCCCCAGCCAGCACTCCCGCCTACCCCTATACTTTAGATTGGGTCTGAGACTCCGCCCTCTTCACTGGGCTTTCTTCCAGGTGCTTTTGTGTCGAGTGTGTGGATCTCTTGGTGGGGCCAGGAGCTGCCCAAGCAGCCATTAAGGAAGACCCCTGGAACTGCTATATGTGTGGGCACAAGGGCACCTATGGCCTGCTGCGGAGACGGGAAGACTGGCCGTCAAGGCTCCAGATGTTCTTTGCCAATAACCATGACCAGGAATTTGTGAGTACTGTCCAGGCTGTGATCACACCTTCCTGAGGCTGGTCTCTGAGAGCAGTTCAGTGGGCTATGGGGCCTGGATGGCTTGCAGAAGGGAGCGAGAGGTGCATGAAGTTGTGCAGATCAATCTAGGAGGCCTATAGTTCTCAGCTGAGGGGCCAGTACAGGACGGGAAGCTGGGGCAGACTCAGGCATGGACCTGACTAATGGCGTTCACCACTTAGGACCCTCCGAAGGTTTACCCACCTGTCCCAGCTGAAAAGAGGAAGCCTATCCGGGTGCTATCTCTGTTTGATGGAATTGCTACAGGTGAGTGGCATGGGTTCTGAGGGACTGGCCTGTGGAGAGTGGAGTAGTATGTTTGTGTATCTGATAAAACTAAATGACTTAAGAACTGGGAATGATAGTGTGTCCATCATTCCAGTATTTggacagaggcaagagggtcaggatTTCATTCATAGGCTACACAGCTAGTTCAAGGTTGCCCTGGGTTGtgtttcaaaaatcaaacaatagCAGGATGATTATTATTGCTTgttaaggctgggcatggtgttcacgcctttaatctcagccctcaggaggcagaggcaaatagatctctgagtttgaagccagtttggtctatatagcaagttctagccagctgaggctacatagtgaggccctgtctaaaaCATTAAAACCATAAATCATGTTACACCTAAGACTGAGAAGACCTATTGGGAGCATATAAATGGTGCCACCGTCCCTCATTTTTTGTGCCCCTCCCTGGGTAGGCAGCACTGATGGGGAGTCTGGTAAAGAAGTCAccttaggggggctggagagatggctcagaggttaagagcattgcctgctcttccaaaggtcctgagttcaattctcagcaaccacatggtggctcacaaccatctgtaatggggtctggtgccctcttctgacctgcaggcatacacacagacagattattgtatacataataaataaataaatatttaaaaaaaaaaaagaagtcacctTAGCTAGTTAAGGAAAAACTAGGGCTGgagggagagaaggctcagaggttaagaggtctgctcttccagaggtcctgagttcaattcccagcacccacatggtgactcacaaccatctgtaatgagatctggtgccctcttctggcctacaggtgtacatgcaggcagaacactgtatatatgatAAATGAAGGGACTCTGACATTTGCAGACCGAGATGGGGAAAATCAGCTGAGGTTGAGAAGTGGTTCTAGGGGGCTATTGGGGAGCTGGGCCAATGACGAAACCTTCTTAGAGCAAGTGCTGTTCCATCGTGTCATGTGACGGCATAGAATTTCAACAGGAAGTAATAGGTAGTAAGTCAGCACCACAGTGTGGTCATGGAAACTGAGAAGGCCTCTGAAGAAATAGCTGTTTCCTCTGGACCTAAAACCACCTGCTGTGTTGGTTAGTCTCCTGGCTTTAGCTACGTTCCTCATAGGCAGAACTGAAGCACAGCCGTATTGCTTGTCTGTGCTTATCTGCTTTGATTGGGAAAAGATATCAGGGAGCTTTACGTGGGCAAGGTGAAACTCACGCCTACACGTGGCCCCATGTGCAGTTGGCAAGACAAGTCTTTAAGACCAGGTATCAGGTTGAGGGCTCTGGGTAATAGTCCTTGCTCTATGCTGGCTGGTACAGGGCTCCTGGTGCTAAAAGACCTGGGCATCCAAGTGGACCGCTACATTGCCTCAGAGGTGTGTGAGGACTCCATCACGGTGGGCATGGTGCGGCACCAGGGAAAGATCATGTACGTCGGGGACGTCCGCAGCGTCACACAgaagcatgtatgtctgtttgcgGGATGTCTCTTTTCCCCCAGTGCCTCAGCTGGGAATGTCACCACCTTCACCTCAGTCTGTCCATGTCTCCTCCCGCCCTTTCATTTTACTTCTGTGGCTTGTGAGGGTGATGAGCAGATTAGAAATGGAATTTGGGGGCCAGAGGTAGAATTATAGAACCCTTGTCCAGAGGCCTTGAAGCCCTGGTTCAGCCCCCAGCCTGTGTAAAATGGAGAGTTTGCTGTTCTCTGGTGGCTTCAGGGCTCTTTGGGGTAATGTGTTCTGGACTGGAAAGAGGAGAGGCTGTCATCTAGGTGCTTCTAGCAAATTCTTTTACCAGTCTCCCATTCCAGGGGGTTAAGGGAGTGCTGGCAGTCTTCCCCTTAAAGCCTGGTGCCCGTGTGTAGCTCTCTGCAACTCCAGGGCCACTCACGTGACTCTGGCAATTCCTCCCCCACCTTGGGAAAGGCtgagttcttttgttgttttttttctgcttgacACCTCCTGGACTCCTTGCTGGGTCTGTTTGCTCACCAAGAAATCAAGCCTCAATGACTATTAGAATCACAGAACTTTTCAACAGCCGGCTCGTCACATTACCTTTGTCCTTCTAGATCCAGGAGTGGGGCCCATTTGATCTCGTGATTGGGGGCAGTCCCTGCAATGACCTCTCCATTGTCAACCCTGCCCGGAAGGGACTTTACGGTAGGTATCCGCTTGGCTCCTGCTTTTTGCGCTGGTACTTCTCCACTTAGATCTTAGGTGTCCTCTTTGGACATTTCTGCCTTGGCACCTCCTCCAGTGACCCCTTTCCCTCACCGTCCCCATGCCCAAGCCTCACCACTGTCTGATGCAAACAGCCCCCGCTGATggctttctcttcttccaacCTCTCAGAGGGTACTGGCCGGCTCTTCTTTGAGTTCTACCGCCTCCTGCATGATGCGCGGCCCAAGGAGGGAGATGACCGCCCCTTCTTCTGGCTCTTTGAGAATGTGGTGGCCATGGGCGTTAGCGACAAGAGGGACATCTCGCGATTTCTCGAGGTATAGCCAGCAGCCTTGGTTTGGCCAGCTCACTAATGGCTTCTGCCGTGAAGCGCTGCTTCATTCCTGACTTGT is a genomic window containing:
- the Dnmt3a gene encoding DNA (cytosine-5)-methyltransferase 3A isoform X2 — protein: MPSSGPGDTSSSALEREDDRKEGEEQEENRGKEERQEPSTTARKVGRPGRKRKHPPVESSDTPKDPAVTSKSQPMAQDSGSSDLLPNGDLEKRSEPQPEEGSPAAGQKGGAPAEGEGTETPPESSRAVENGCCTTKEGRGASAEEGKEQKQTNIESMKTEGSRGRLRGGLGWESSLRQRPMPRLTFQAGDPYYISKRKRDEWLARWKREAEKKAKVIAVMNAVEENQASGEPQKVEEASPPAVQQPTDPASPTVATTPEPVGADAGDKNATKAADDEPEYEDGRGFGIGELVWGKLRGFSWWPGRIVSWWMTGRSRAAEGTRWVMWFGDGKFSVVCVEKLMPLSSFCSAFHQATYNKQPMYRKAIYEVLQVASSRAGKLFPACHDSDENDSGKAVEVQNKQMIEWALGGFQPSGPKGLEPPEEEKNPYKEVYTDMWVEPEAAAYAPPPPAKKPRKSTTEKPKVKEIIDERTRERLVYEVRQKCRNIEDICISCGSLNVTLEHPLFIGGMCQNCKNCFLECAYQYDDDGYQSYCTICCGGREVLMCGNNNCCRCFCVECVDLLVGPGAAQAAIKEDPWNCYMCGHKGTYGLLRRREDWPSRLQMFFANNHDQEFDPPKVYPPVPAEKRKPIRVLSLFDGIATGLLVLKDLGIQVDRYIASEVCEDSITVGMVRHQGKIMYVGDVRSVTQKHIQEWGPFDLVIGGSPCNDLSIVNPARKGLYEGTGRLFFEFYRLLHDARPKEGDDRPFFWLFENVVAMGVSDKRDISRFLESNPVMIDAKEVSAAHRARYFWGNLPGMNRVFGFPVHYTDVSNMSRLARQRLLGRSWSVPVIRHLFAPLKEYFACV
- the Dnmt3a gene encoding DNA (cytosine-5)-methyltransferase 3A isoform X3; translated protein: MNAVEENQASGEPQKVEEASPPAVQQPTDPASPTVATTPEPVGADAGDKNATKAADDEPEYEDGRGFGIGELVWGKLRGFSWWPGRIVSWWMTGRSRAAEGTRWVMWFGDGKFSVVCVEKLMPLSSFCSAFHQATYNKQPMYRKAIYEVLQVASSRAGKLFPACHDSDENDSGKAVEVQNKQMIEWALGGFQPSGPKGLEPPEEEKNPYKEVYTDMWVEPEAAAYAPPPPAKKPRKSTTEKPKVKEIIDERTRERLVYEVRQKCRNIEDICISCGSLNVTLEHPLFIGGMCQNCKNCFLECAYQYDDDGYQSYCTICCGGREVLMCGNNNCCRCFCVECVDLLVGPGAAQAAIKEDPWNCYMCGHKGTYGLLRRREDWPSRLQMFFANNHDQEFDPPKVYPPVPAEKRKPIRVLSLFDGIATGLLVLKDLGIQVDRYIASEVCEDSITVGMVRHQGKIMYVGDVRSVTQKHIQEWGPFDLVIGGSPCNDLSIVNPARKGLYEGTGRLFFEFYRLLHDARPKEGDDRPFFWLFENVVAMGVSDKRDISRFLESNPVMIDAKEVSAAHRARYFWGNLPGMNRPLASTVNDKLELQECLEHGRIAKFSKVRTITTRSNSIKQGKDQHFPVFMNEKEDILWCTEMERVFGFPVHYTDVSNMSRLARQRLLGRSWSVPVIRHLFAPLKEYFACV